The Buchnera aphidicola (Ceratovacuna keduensis) genome includes the window AAGCAATAATAGAATTTTTTGGAGGTAGTATAAAATTATTAAAGAAACCTATTCATGGAAAACATTCTCATATAATTCATGATAATAAATTTATGTTTAATAAAATTATTAATCCGTTAAAAGTCTCTAGATATCATTCATGGACATGTGATAAGGTTCCTAAAAATTTTATAATAAATTCATATTATAAAGAAATAATAATGTCTCTAAGAAGTGAAAAACATAAAATATGCAGCTTTCAGTTTCACCCCGAATCTATTTTAACTCCTTTAGGAAACAAATTAATAAAAAATACTATAAATTGGCTTTCTAAATAATTTTTTAATTTTATCTTTATTAAAACATTTTTTTTAAAAATATTTAAAAATTTTAAAATTTTGATATATGCATGTGAGCATATATTTTAATTATATTATTTTTTTTAAAATATATTTTTATACATGCATTTAATAATTTATAATCTTTTTTTTAATTAACATTGAGAGTATTATAATGTCAAATATTTTTATATTAGATAACATAGATTCATTTACAAATAACATATCAGATCAATTAAAAATATTAGGAAATAAAGTAAATATATGTAGAAATGATGAATCAGAAATTTATATATGCAATATAATAAAAAGATTTAAAAATAGTATAATAATACTTTCTCCAGGTCCTGGAACTCCATCAGAATCCGNATGTATGATGAGTATAATAAAAAAATTTAATAAAACTAATCCAATGCTAGGAATATGCTTAGGTCATCAAGCAATAATAGAATTTTTTGGAGGTAGTATAAAATTATTAAAGAAACCTATTCATGGAAAACATTCTCATATAATTCATGA containing:
- a CDS encoding aminodeoxychorismate/anthranilate synthase component II is translated as MSNIFILDNIDSFTNNISDQLKILGNKVNICRNDESEIYICNIIKRFKNSIIILSPGPGTPSESXCMMSIIKKFNKTNPMLGICLGHQAIIEFFGGSIKLLKKPIHGKHSHIIHDNKFMFNKIINPLKVSRYHSWTCDKVPKNFIINSYYKEIIMSLRSEKHKICSFQFHPESILTPLGNKLIKNTINWLSK